From a single Arachis hypogaea cultivar Tifrunner chromosome 3, arahy.Tifrunner.gnm2.J5K5, whole genome shotgun sequence genomic region:
- the LOC112791221 gene encoding probable WRKY transcription factor 51 → MDYYYVNPINPNYGAHHDDDYSAMMSMSDFMISDFLMADDDAYGYGVDDHHHHNNQESGSQSQSTNGSSEMATFSDVTTTNNNGEASSINNNIKCKNGSKRSKKEVNSRVAFRTKSELDVMDDGYRWRKYGKKAVKNTPNLRNYYKCSSEGCGVKKRVERDRDDSSYVITTYEGIHNHASPFTY, encoded by the exons ATGGATTACTATTATGTGAACCCAATAAACCCCAATTACGGTGCTCATCATGATGATGACTACTCTGCCATGATGAGCATGTCTGATTTCATGATATCCGATTTTCTTATGGCTGATGATGATGCATATGGGTATGGTGttgatgatcatcatcatcataataatcAAGAGAGTGGATCACAATCGCAAAGTACTAATGGATCGTCGGAGATGGCAACCTTCAGCGATGTCACTACTACCAATAATAATGGTGAAGCCTCTAGCATCAACAATAACAT AAAATGCAAAAATGGGAGTAAGAGAAGTAAGAAAGAAGTGaattcaagagtggcgtttagaACGAAATCGGAGCTTGATGTTATGGATGATGGATACAGATGGAGGAAGTACGGAAAAAAGGCCGTCAAGAACACTCCAAATCTAAG GAACTATTACAAGTGTTCGAGTGAAGGATGCGGTGTGAAGAAGAGGGTGGAAAGGGACAGAGACGACTCAAGCTATGTTATAACAACCTATGAAGGGATACACAATCATGCAAGCCCTTTTACCTACTAA